The proteins below are encoded in one region of bacterium:
- a CDS encoding prephenate dehydrogenase/arogenate dehydrogenase family protein, whose amino-acid sequence MYRKVCLVGFDRVVGSFALGLKRIGFRGSIVGVAEPAIISECWKLGLIQDGTQDLAKAMVGADLVMLSSQSGHSCSQLAAVLEHADDGATISEMTRVKGDVKELFESRQRSDVHYVGFRLLGDTSSDGDASESNRFFFENKTVILTPRGKDDLEAFSTLQDVTKRMGANVVAMSPQAHDRLLAVLSQVPKTAMVAIIQSMMNDNAGLKIQPEMLGQRMLDEIQDLAALRKSDWVQDMAANRELVLQGIDSLLDHLKRIKDSIRNGTLERELDALIELSGFALNLSGPADTKADLVLVAGQDMKVLEKASEMMAKARITIGALERMEDAEPGTYRLSLKSSDERNRALTMLRHAGINVELLA is encoded by the coding sequence ATGTACCGAAAAGTTTGTCTGGTGGGATTTGATCGCGTCGTTGGAAGCTTTGCGCTCGGGCTGAAGCGTATCGGCTTCCGCGGCTCCATTGTCGGCGTCGCCGAACCGGCGATCATCAGCGAGTGCTGGAAGCTCGGGCTGATTCAGGATGGCACGCAAGATCTCGCCAAGGCCATGGTGGGGGCGGATCTTGTCATGCTCTCGTCGCAGAGCGGCCACTCGTGCAGCCAGCTCGCTGCTGTGCTCGAGCATGCCGATGACGGAGCGACGATCTCCGAGATGACGCGTGTCAAGGGCGATGTCAAGGAGCTTTTTGAAAGCCGCCAGCGCTCGGATGTCCACTATGTGGGGTTTCGCCTGCTGGGCGACACGAGCAGCGACGGCGACGCATCGGAGTCCAACCGGTTCTTCTTCGAGAACAAGACGGTGATTCTGACGCCGCGCGGCAAAGATGACCTCGAAGCGTTCTCGACATTGCAGGATGTGACCAAGCGGATGGGTGCGAATGTGGTCGCCATGAGTCCGCAAGCGCACGACCGCCTGCTGGCCGTTCTGAGTCAGGTGCCCAAGACGGCAATGGTTGCCATTATCCAGTCCATGATGAACGACAATGCGGGTCTGAAGATCCAGCCGGAGATGCTCGGGCAGCGAATGCTTGATGAGATCCAGGATCTGGCCGCACTGCGGAAATCGGACTGGGTGCAGGATATGGCCGCGAACCGCGAACTGGTGCTGCAAGGGATCGACTCGCTGCTGGACCATTTGAAGCGCATCAAGGACTCCATCAGAAACGGGACCCTCGAGCGGGAACTGGACGCGTTGATCGAACTTTCGGGATTTGCCCTGAACCTTAGCGGGCCTGCCGACACTAAAGCCGACCTGGTGCTGGTGGCCGGGCAGGACATGAAGGTGCTGGAGAAGGCGTCGGAAATGATGGCCAAGGCGCGCATCACCATCGGTGCGCTGGAACGAATGGAAGATGCCGAGCCGGGAACCTATCGGCTGAGTCTGAAGTCCTCAGATGAGAGAAACCGCGCCTTGACGATGCTGCGTCACG
- a CDS encoding SUF system NifU family Fe-S cluster assembly protein: MFDLYSEILLDHYRLPRNKGRLEHPTVSVEGVNPLCGDDLTFDLEFEGDVLRKVRFIGKGCAISMASASMLTEMLEGKTTAEIEHWIQNFKEFIREGEAPDGVDMGDLTALSGISKLPVRVKCATLPWTTIEEGLQRYRGT; this comes from the coding sequence TTGTTTGATCTCTACAGCGAAATTCTGCTTGACCATTATCGTCTGCCCCGCAACAAAGGCCGGCTTGAACATCCCACCGTGTCGGTCGAAGGCGTCAACCCGCTCTGTGGCGACGACCTGACCTTCGACCTCGAATTCGAAGGGGACGTGCTCCGGAAGGTGCGGTTTATCGGCAAGGGCTGCGCCATCTCCATGGCGTCGGCATCCATGCTGACCGAGATGCTCGAAGGCAAGACCACGGCAGAAATCGAGCACTGGATTCAGAACTTCAAAGAGTTCATTCGTGAAGGCGAAGCGCCCGACGGCGTGGACATGGGAGATTTGACGGCGCTGTCCGGCATCTCGAAGCTGCCCGTGCGTGTCAAGTGTGCCACTTTGCCATGGACGACGATAGAAGAAGGACTTCAGCGCTACCGGGGAACGTGA
- a CDS encoding cysteine desulfurase has translation MKTVEEIRKDFPILQVKVNGRPLVYLDSAASSQKPQQVLNAYCRFCESRYSNVHRGVHTLGENATSDYEAARQTVATFVNAPSTKGIIFTRGTTESINLVAQAYGRKFIKHGQAILLTPLEHHANLVPWQLVAKAVGAELRFWPLASDGSLDMEAGRKLLDSHVAMVAFTHVSNVLGTITPVREIVEMSHRVGAKVLVDGAQAAPHMAVDLTDLGADFYAFSGHKMLGPTGIGVLWGKPEVLDDMDPYMTGGEMIREVWLDHATWNDLPYKFEAGTPPITEAVSLAAAIRYLDDVSMQWIESHDRMLSSLAYEKLMQEPGVTVYGPSGERGGLVTFNVEGIHPHDVAALLDREGVAIRAGHHCAQPLMRWLGVQATARASFYLYNTAEEIDELVSAIRMAKKVLQLV, from the coding sequence ATGAAAACGGTTGAAGAGATCCGTAAGGATTTTCCCATATTGCAGGTGAAGGTGAATGGCCGCCCGCTGGTCTATCTGGACAGCGCCGCCAGTTCCCAGAAGCCGCAGCAGGTGCTCAACGCCTATTGCCGCTTCTGCGAGTCGCGCTATTCCAACGTGCATCGCGGTGTGCATACCTTAGGCGAGAATGCCACCAGCGACTATGAAGCCGCGCGCCAGACCGTGGCGACGTTCGTCAATGCGCCCTCCACCAAGGGGATCATCTTCACACGCGGCACCACCGAGTCCATCAACCTCGTGGCGCAGGCCTACGGACGCAAGTTCATCAAGCACGGCCAGGCGATTCTGCTGACGCCGCTGGAACATCACGCCAATCTGGTTCCGTGGCAGCTTGTCGCCAAAGCCGTCGGCGCGGAACTGCGTTTCTGGCCGCTGGCAAGTGACGGATCGCTCGACATGGAAGCGGGCCGCAAACTGCTGGACAGCCATGTCGCCATGGTGGCCTTTACCCATGTTTCGAATGTGCTGGGCACGATTACTCCGGTGCGCGAAATCGTGGAAATGTCTCACCGCGTCGGGGCGAAAGTGCTGGTGGATGGCGCGCAGGCGGCACCGCATATGGCGGTAGACCTGACCGATCTGGGCGCGGATTTCTATGCCTTCTCCGGCCATAAGATGCTGGGACCCACCGGCATCGGTGTGCTGTGGGGCAAGCCCGAAGTGCTCGATGACATGGATCCCTACATGACCGGCGGCGAGATGATCCGCGAAGTCTGGCTCGACCATGCCACGTGGAATGATCTGCCGTACAAGTTCGAAGCGGGTACGCCGCCCATTACCGAAGCGGTGAGCCTTGCCGCGGCCATCCGCTATCTGGATGACGTCAGCATGCAATGGATCGAAAGCCACGACCGCATGCTGAGTTCCCTCGCCTATGAAAAGCTGATGCAGGAACCGGGAGTCACCGTGTATGGTCCTTCCGGCGAGCGCGGCGGGCTGGTGACCTTCAATGTGGAAGGCATTCATCCGCATGACGTGGCGGCGCTGCTCGACCGCGAGGGCGTGGCCATTCGCGCCGGGCATCACTGCGCGCAGCCGCTCATGCGCTGGCTGGGAGTGCAAGCCACGGCGCGAGCGAGTTTCTATCTGTACAACACCGCAGAGGAGATCGACGAGTTGGTGTCGGCGATCCGTATGGCAAAAAAGGTACTGCAGCTCGTCTAA
- a CDS encoding non-heme iron oxygenase ferredoxin subunit, whose amino-acid sequence MANQNIRICSVKDIPKGEGKAFKVGSLDLAIFRTEDGYFASSDICSHEEEHLHDGWLEGHCIECPRHGSQFDLKTGEALSLPAIDPIEVYELKLEGDDIFVTIPEKYLASVEARKDA is encoded by the coding sequence ATGGCCAACCAGAACATTCGGATTTGCAGCGTCAAAGACATTCCTAAGGGAGAAGGCAAGGCCTTCAAAGTGGGAAGCCTTGACCTGGCCATCTTCCGCACGGAAGACGGCTACTTTGCCAGCAGCGACATTTGCAGCCATGAAGAGGAGCATCTGCACGACGGCTGGCTTGAAGGCCATTGCATCGAATGCCCGCGGCACGGCTCGCAATTTGATTTGAAGACAGGCGAGGCGCTCTCCCTGCCGGCCATAGACCCGATTGAGGTCTATGAGTTGAAGCTCGAAGGCGACGACATCTTCGTCACCATTCCGGAGAAGTATCTGGCTTCAGTCGAAGCCAGGAAGGATGCATGA
- a CDS encoding SufD family Fe-S cluster assembly protein — protein sequence MADKTTAKEQVLAYIEAAPGRLFTMQESEHALEQARNAAAPSRLEEDWRKTDPDVFPWNRLEEVDPAQTRTDVAVSAIGGGQATGLEPLEANGEERCRAMQMIAGDDYDAKFLYYHKALSRNAVCFRVMKGFKGDPVQLVQKATGPGLATFTTVLLVEAGADVVLYDRWEASDDSPAAVGRTEIIVEDGAKLTYLQEDQISAHTAFYRRARIQLGNDAKLNWFSATPGAPWHAARLEIALLGKGSEATFKGLFAGTGESHADHRTHQYHGAPQCTSNLTMKTLLAGHSHSIYQGLITVPQQAQRTDAYQQCRNLLLEAGTHADAIPKLEIIADDVRCTHGASMGSVNPEQVFYMETRGLTKLQAMVAIASGFAEEIIRFVPVEAVQSRWRNLVARTIGRVQG from the coding sequence TTGGCTGATAAGACCACCGCAAAAGAGCAGGTGCTCGCGTACATCGAAGCGGCACCGGGACGTCTGTTTACGATGCAAGAGAGCGAACACGCCTTGGAGCAGGCCCGCAACGCCGCTGCGCCGTCACGTTTAGAAGAGGATTGGCGCAAGACCGATCCCGACGTCTTCCCCTGGAACCGCCTCGAAGAAGTCGATCCGGCGCAGACGCGTACGGACGTTGCCGTGTCAGCCATTGGCGGCGGGCAGGCAACAGGCCTTGAGCCCCTCGAAGCCAACGGCGAAGAACGCTGCCGCGCCATGCAGATGATTGCCGGCGACGATTACGATGCCAAGTTTCTCTATTATCACAAGGCGCTGAGCCGCAATGCGGTCTGCTTCCGTGTGATGAAGGGTTTTAAGGGTGATCCGGTCCAACTGGTGCAGAAAGCCACCGGCCCCGGTCTGGCCACCTTTACCACCGTGCTCCTTGTAGAGGCCGGTGCGGATGTGGTGCTTTATGACCGCTGGGAAGCCAGCGACGACTCTCCCGCTGCCGTTGGCCGAACGGAAATCATCGTCGAGGACGGCGCTAAGCTGACCTACCTGCAGGAAGACCAGATTAGCGCGCACACAGCCTTCTATCGCCGCGCGCGGATTCAGCTTGGCAATGACGCAAAGTTGAACTGGTTTTCTGCGACTCCGGGAGCGCCGTGGCATGCCGCGCGGCTCGAAATCGCGTTGCTGGGCAAAGGTTCGGAAGCGACCTTTAAGGGTCTGTTTGCCGGTACGGGCGAGTCCCATGCCGACCACCGCACCCATCAGTATCATGGCGCGCCTCAGTGTACGTCCAATCTGACCATGAAGACGCTGCTGGCCGGGCATTCGCATTCGATCTATCAGGGCTTAATCACCGTGCCGCAGCAGGCGCAGCGCACCGATGCCTATCAGCAGTGCCGCAATCTGTTGCTGGAAGCCGGTACCCATGCCGACGCGATTCCCAAGCTGGAAATCATCGCCGACGACGTGCGCTGCACGCACGGCGCGTCCATGGGATCGGTCAATCCCGAGCAGGTTTTCTATATGGAAACCCGAGGCCTGACCAAACTGCAGGCGATGGTCGCTATCGCCTCGGGCTTCGCCGAAGAGATTATCCGCTTTGTGCCCGTGGAAGCCGTCCAAAGCCGCTGGCGGAATCTCGTGGCGAGAACCATCGGTAGAGTTCAGGGCTGA
- the sufB gene encoding Fe-S cluster assembly protein SufB, giving the protein MEQKKFELDLDNYDKYGFHVAEHNLVTMPKGLSRKVVEEISEYKKEPEWMLKLRLKGLEYFMRKPTPNWGPDLSTIDYDDIHYYIKPTDKVASDWNAVPAEIRETYDKLGIPEAEKKFLAGVGAQYESEVVYHSLQEQWSKQGVVFLDTDTGLREYPDLFKEYFSKLIPAGDNKLAALNTAVWSGGSFIYVPKGVHMTIPLQAYFRINAKNMGQFERTLIIADEGAFVHYVEGCTAPVYSSDSLHAAVVEIFVKKHARVRYTTIQNWSKNVYNLVTKRTVCDEDATMEWVDCNLGSKITMKYPSVYMVGRHARADVLSVAYAGNGMHTEAGAKVIHRAPETTSVILSKSISRGGGRTSYRGLVEVAADAPNCKSTVSCDALLMDDHSRSDTYPYMNIKNDKVELGHEATVSKIGDEQLFYLMTRGISQAEAMTLIVRGFIEPVVKELPMEYALEMNRLIQLQMEGSVG; this is encoded by the coding sequence ATGGAACAGAAAAAGTTTGAATTGGATCTCGACAATTACGACAAGTACGGGTTTCATGTGGCCGAGCACAATCTGGTCACCATGCCCAAGGGGCTGTCCCGGAAAGTCGTGGAAGAGATTTCCGAATATAAGAAAGAGCCCGAGTGGATGCTCAAGCTCCGTCTGAAGGGGCTCGAGTATTTCATGCGCAAGCCGACTCCCAACTGGGGACCGGATCTCTCCACTATCGACTACGACGACATTCACTACTACATCAAGCCCACGGACAAGGTCGCGTCGGACTGGAATGCCGTCCCCGCCGAAATCCGGGAGACTTATGACAAGCTCGGCATTCCCGAAGCGGAGAAGAAATTCCTCGCCGGGGTGGGCGCGCAGTATGAATCGGAAGTGGTCTACCACAGCTTACAGGAGCAATGGAGCAAGCAAGGCGTCGTGTTTCTCGATACCGACACCGGGCTGCGCGAGTACCCGGACCTGTTCAAGGAGTATTTCTCCAAGCTGATTCCGGCGGGCGACAACAAGCTGGCGGCGCTGAATACGGCGGTCTGGTCGGGCGGCAGTTTCATCTATGTGCCCAAGGGTGTGCACATGACCATTCCGTTGCAGGCCTACTTCCGCATCAATGCCAAGAACATGGGCCAGTTCGAGCGCACGCTGATCATCGCCGATGAAGGCGCCTTTGTCCACTATGTGGAAGGCTGCACCGCTCCGGTCTATTCCTCCGATTCGCTGCATGCGGCAGTGGTGGAAATCTTCGTCAAGAAGCACGCCCGCGTGCGCTACACGACGATTCAGAACTGGTCGAAAAATGTTTACAACCTTGTCACCAAGCGCACCGTCTGCGATGAAGACGCCACCATGGAATGGGTGGACTGCAATCTTGGTTCCAAGATCACTATGAAATATCCGTCGGTCTACATGGTGGGACGCCACGCCCGCGCGGACGTGCTTTCTGTGGCCTATGCGGGCAACGGCATGCACACCGAAGCCGGGGCCAAGGTGATTCACCGCGCACCGGAGACGACTTCGGTGATTCTTTCCAAGTCCATTTCGCGCGGCGGCGGCAGAACATCCTATCGCGGCCTTGTGGAAGTGGCGGCGGATGCTCCGAACTGCAAGTCCACTGTAAGCTGTGACGCACTTTTAATGGATGATCACAGCCGCAGCGACACCTACCCCTACATGAATATCAAAAATGATAAGGTGGAACTGGGGCATGAAGCCACGGTCTCCAAGATCGGCGACGAGCAACTGTTCTACCTGATGACGCGCGGCATTTCGCAGGCCGAAGCCATGACACTCATTGTGCGCGGCTTCATTGAGCCTGTCGTCAAAGAGTTGCCGATGGAATACGCACTTGAGATGAACCGCCTGATCCAGCTTCAGATGGAGGGTTCCGTTGGCTGA
- a CDS encoding glycosyltransferase: MGRHTVLFLGTGGLSNASARARAFAYLPYLEKYGLRGFVGSYVYHRHLHRASEKRGLCAKLALELVPLRTAFNFLSARTLWFHRLSYTRWQVRLGKWLGKRIVYDLDDAVYLTPLPETAVRVEHVPEVNSQKRERCEWIMKRADVVLVSGNELASYARQHSSNVRILPSVVPSVASGPSPSANPPVIGWVGAPENQRYIWDIEDVLVRLQEERPALEVWLVTSRLTDPPPRYRHRLFPWSLAAEAEFIPQFTVGIAPLRDDPWCRAKMNFKAIVCLGHGVPVVVSPTGLPLAEFADGRSVSVANSPEEWYLCLKQILDNPARRNDLAAAGLDVIRHRFSAEARAGEFAEAVRG, from the coding sequence TTGGGCAGACACACCGTACTTTTTTTAGGAACAGGTGGCTTAAGCAACGCCAGCGCTCGCGCCCGGGCCTTTGCCTATCTGCCCTATCTTGAGAAGTATGGCCTGCGCGGGTTTGTCGGCAGTTATGTCTACCACAGACACCTGCACCGCGCATCGGAAAAACGCGGGTTATGCGCCAAGCTCGCACTGGAACTGGTGCCTTTGCGCACCGCTTTCAACTTCCTGTCAGCGCGAACGCTCTGGTTCCATCGTCTGTCTTATACGCGGTGGCAAGTGAGGCTCGGGAAATGGCTGGGCAAGCGGATTGTCTATGATTTGGACGACGCCGTGTATCTCACGCCTTTGCCGGAAACGGCGGTACGCGTCGAGCATGTTCCCGAAGTTAATTCACAAAAGCGCGAACGCTGCGAATGGATCATGAAACGCGCCGATGTGGTGCTGGTCAGCGGGAACGAACTGGCCTCTTACGCCCGGCAACATAGTTCCAATGTCCGTATTCTGCCGTCGGTGGTTCCGAGTGTCGCTTCCGGGCCGTCGCCAAGCGCCAATCCGCCGGTCATTGGCTGGGTGGGAGCGCCGGAAAATCAGCGGTACATTTGGGATATAGAAGACGTACTGGTGCGTTTACAGGAGGAGCGGCCTGCGCTTGAAGTCTGGCTGGTCACCTCGCGCCTGACCGATCCGCCGCCGCGTTACCGCCACCGGCTGTTTCCGTGGAGTCTGGCAGCGGAGGCAGAATTCATCCCGCAGTTCACTGTAGGCATTGCGCCTCTGCGCGATGACCCATGGTGCCGCGCCAAGATGAATTTTAAGGCTATAGTTTGTCTGGGACATGGAGTGCCGGTTGTGGTCAGTCCTACAGGTTTACCGCTGGCTGAATTTGCAGATGGCCGCAGCGTATCGGTCGCAAATTCGCCGGAAGAGTGGTATCTTTGTCTGAAGCAGATTCTGGATAATCCGGCGCGGCGGAATGACTTGGCCGCCGCAGGCCTGGACGTCATCCGCCACCGCTTTTCAGCAGAGGCAAGGGCCGGGGAATTTGCGGAGGCGGTGCGGGGATAG